In the genome of Halococcus agarilyticus, one region contains:
- a CDS encoding ABC transporter ATP-binding protein: MAKVTLEHVTKRFDDVVAVDDMNLEIPDGEFVTLVGPSGCGKSTTMETVAGLTTPTEGTIHIGDREVTNLPPKDRGVAMVFQNIALFPHMDVYDNISFGLRLRDFDKDETDRRVDNAAEIVQMGGMLDRMPSEMSGGQRQRVAIARALVREPDVFLMDEPLANLDAKLRVHMRTELQRIHRELGTTVIYVTHDQAEAMTMSDRIAVIDGGKLQQIDPPLTCYNEPANLFVAGFIGSPSMNFAEGTVGANGFESDHIDVEFDPGTIGVAEGDAVTLGVRPEDVYPTDAAGSVSHATSEIETTTDVLEPMGDEIFVYLLLAEEAETDLEDPEAGDQLLMSVDPASDIEEDQTMRVVLDREKIHLFDTESGEAIAHGLVQPAQAEGAAGTEAEGDD; this comes from the coding sequence ATGGCAAAAGTCACACTCGAACACGTCACGAAACGCTTCGACGACGTCGTCGCGGTCGACGACATGAACCTCGAGATTCCGGACGGGGAGTTCGTCACCCTCGTGGGGCCGTCGGGCTGTGGGAAGTCGACGACGATGGAGACCGTCGCCGGGCTGACCACGCCCACCGAGGGGACCATCCACATCGGGGATCGGGAGGTGACGAACCTCCCGCCGAAGGACCGCGGGGTCGCGATGGTGTTCCAGAACATCGCGCTGTTCCCGCACATGGACGTCTACGACAACATCAGTTTCGGGCTCCGGCTCCGGGACTTCGACAAGGACGAGACCGACCGTCGGGTCGACAACGCGGCCGAGATCGTCCAGATGGGCGGGATGCTCGACCGGATGCCGAGCGAGATGTCGGGCGGCCAGCGCCAGCGGGTCGCGATCGCGCGGGCGCTGGTGCGCGAACCCGACGTGTTCTTGATGGACGAGCCGCTCGCCAACCTCGACGCGAAGCTCCGGGTCCACATGCGGACCGAACTCCAGCGCATCCACCGCGAGCTCGGAACCACGGTGATCTACGTCACCCACGACCAGGCGGAGGCGATGACGATGTCCGATCGGATCGCGGTGATCGACGGCGGCAAACTCCAGCAGATCGATCCACCCCTCACCTGCTACAACGAGCCGGCGAACCTGTTCGTCGCAGGGTTCATCGGCTCACCGAGCATGAACTTCGCCGAGGGGACCGTCGGCGCGAACGGGTTCGAATCCGACCACATCGACGTGGAGTTCGATCCCGGTACGATCGGTGTCGCCGAGGGCGATGCGGTCACGCTCGGGGTCCGGCCCGAGGACGTCTACCCGACCGACGCCGCGGGATCGGTGTCGCACGCGACGAGCGAGATCGAGACCACCACCGACGTGCTCGAACCGATGGGCGACGAGATCTTCGTCTACCTCCTGCTCGCCGAAGAGGCGGAAACCGACCTCGAAGACCCCGAGGCGGGCGATCAGCTCCTGATGAGCGTCGATCCCGCCTCGGACATCGAGGAGGACCAGACGATGCGGGTGGTGCTCGACCGCGAGAAGATCCACCTCTTCGACACGGAGTCGGGCGAAGCGATCGCCCACGGCCTCGTCCAGCCGGCGCAAGCCGAGGGCGCAGCCGGGACCGAAGCGGAGGGTGACGACTGA
- a CDS encoding carbohydrate ABC transporter permease, which yields MAGAQAESQAGDTENEGGPFTRWVRGSIRNPDRTYRAMFYVVTIFFLITTLFPFYWLLVLALTPQNAIIDMGLLPKGFNPEAFITVFERLPFHIYLFNSFVIALGTTIVVLVLASLAGYVFGRLDFPGRGILMLLVLAISYFPPAAFLLPLFRLFTGNVEIFGLTSPMLFNTPLGIGLPLSALFMPLSIFILTTFYGQIPDGLEDAARVEGTTRLGALFRVIIPLSAPGVATAGVLTFINVYNEFFFSFLMTNGQAQNWAPLVWGILGYQTQYTASYNLMAAASIIGVLPVAILVVVAQERIVSGLTSGALKE from the coding sequence ATGGCGGGCGCACAAGCCGAGAGCCAGGCCGGCGACACCGAGAACGAGGGCGGGCCGTTCACCCGGTGGGTTCGGGGATCGATCCGGAACCCCGACCGGACCTATCGTGCGATGTTCTACGTCGTGACGATCTTCTTCCTCATCACGACGCTGTTCCCGTTCTACTGGCTGCTCGTGCTCGCGCTCACACCACAGAACGCGATCATCGACATGGGGCTCCTCCCCAAGGGGTTCAATCCCGAGGCGTTCATCACCGTGTTCGAGCGCCTCCCCTTCCACATCTACCTGTTCAACAGCTTCGTGATCGCGCTCGGGACCACGATCGTGGTGCTCGTGCTGGCGAGCCTCGCGGGCTACGTCTTCGGCCGGCTCGACTTCCCGGGGCGGGGGATCCTGATGCTCCTCGTACTCGCGATCTCGTACTTCCCGCCGGCAGCGTTCCTGCTCCCACTCTTTCGGCTGTTCACGGGGAACGTCGAGATCTTCGGCCTGACCAGCCCGATGCTGTTCAACACCCCACTCGGGATCGGGCTCCCGCTCAGCGCGCTGTTCATGCCGTTATCGATCTTCATTCTCACCACCTTCTACGGGCAGATCCCCGACGGGCTGGAGGACGCTGCCCGGGTCGAAGGGACCACGCGGCTGGGGGCGCTGTTTCGCGTCATCATCCCGCTGTCGGCACCGGGCGTGGCGACCGCGGGCGTGCTCACCTTCATCAACGTCTACAACGAGTTCTTCTTCTCCTTCCTGATGACCAACGGCCAGGCACAGAACTGGGCCCCGCTCGTGTGGGGCATTCTGGGCTATCAGACCCAGTACACCGCCTCGTACAACCTGATGGCGGCCGCGAGCATCATCGGCGTGTTGCCGGTGGCGATCCTCGTGGTCGTCGCCCAGGAACGCATCGTCAGCGGTCTCACCAGCGGCGCACTCAAGGAGTAA